A genome region from Lytechinus pictus isolate F3 Inbred chromosome 14, Lp3.0, whole genome shotgun sequence includes the following:
- the LOC129275747 gene encoding cholinesterase-like has protein sequence MENAKNTMLCVLIVLVFFSLDTFGQPVIRLHEGLIEGKTVLFEEHKNIQISKPVDVFLGIPYAEPPERFRAPVPKGPWPGTLNTTEFKSACMQPTNPRFLDINEDCLYLNVYSPKHKSERSAVLVFIHGGSFLTGSAMTYMFYGVPLAAVGDVIVVTINYRVGIFSRFSTWTEDSRGNYGMLDQVEALHWIQRNIGAFGGDQNRVTIFGASAGSASVHFHLLSKLSRGLFSQAIMQSGNAYAEWAFENTPLQDDRKKALQLGRSMGCQTDSVPAMTECLRSKDATDLMMAAGTVYDWRYKLHVDGLFLEDTPDNLYSMGDFKQCPIMAGYNKDEGTARLRSMFWEHRHEQYPPSMNLTTAHDHVLSFMSWKGYNESMILRNAVLEMYTDWSKDLINGNFSRTFVDVLTDVNYACTTDKVLQAQALGVHPIFKYIFTHAPTK, from the exons ATGGAAAATGCGAAGAACACGATGCTATGTGTTTTGATTGTTCTGGTGTTTTTCTCACTGGACACCTTTGGCCAGCCCGTGATAAGACTACACGAAGGGTTGATAGAAGGAAAGACAGTCTTATTTGAAGaacataaaaatattcaaatcagTAAACCAGTCGATGTGTTTTTG GGAATTCCTTATGCGGAACCACCGGAACGTTTCAGAGCACCGGTTCCCAAGGGTCCATGGCCAGGTACCCTAAACACCACCGAGTTCAAATCAGCATGTATGCAGCCGACCAATCCACGATTTCTTGACATCAACGAAGACTGTCTTTACCTAAATGTATATTCCCCAAAACATAAG TCGGAGCGATCCGCTGTGCTAGTTTTCATCCACGGTGGGTCTTTCTTGACCGGTTCAGCAATGACGTACATGTTTTATGGAGTCCCATTGGCTGCCGTAGGTGACGTCATCGTTGTCACCATCAATTACAGAGTCGGAATATTTTCACGATTTTCAACGT GGACAGAAGACTCACGAGGTAACTATGGCATGCTTGATCAGGTAGAAGCTTTACACTGGATACAGCGAAATATCGGAG CTTTCGGTGGAGACCAAAACAGGGTGACGATATTTGGTGCCAGCGCTGGTTCTGCAAGTGTACACTTTCACTTGCTTTCTAAGTTGAGTCGGGGACTATTTAGCCAAGCTATAATGCAG AGTGGAAATGCTTATGCCGAGTGGGCTTTTGAGAATACTCCATTACAGGATGATCGGAAGAAAGCTCTACAACTCGGCCGGTCAATGGGATGTCAAACTGATTCTGTGCCCGCCATGACTGAATGCCTGAGATCTAAAGATGCCACCGATCTCATGATGGCTGCAGGAACG GTCTATGACTGGCGATACAAGCTCCACGTTGATGGCCTTTTCTTGGAGGACACACCGGACAACCTCTATAGCATGGGCGACTTCAAACAATGTCCCATCATGGCAGGTTACAATAAAGACGAAGGCACGGCCAGACTGCGATCCATGTTCTGGGAACATCGACACGAACAATACCCTCCCAGTATGAACCTGACAACTGCTCATGACCACGTGCTATCCTTCATGTCATGGAAGGGGTACAACGAATCAATGATCCTCCGTAACGCAGTTCTGGAGATGTACACAGACTGGTCCAAGGATTTGATCAATGGTAACTTCTCCCGTACCTTCGTGGACGTACTCACGGATGTGAACTATGCATGTACCACGGACAAAGTTCTTCAAGCCCAGGCATTGGGTGTTCACCCAATCTTCAAGTATATTTTCACACACGCACCAACCAAGTGA